A stretch of Myceligenerans xiligouense DNA encodes these proteins:
- a CDS encoding AIPR family protein, which produces METVIQSLLEAFQKDQGRSGLPQDEAFEVFATFCVLNTFCNDSFDPDTYRTGGGNDLGIDAYAVVIEGQMYRERDDVRAAMQASKQPRVQFVIIQAKTSSRFESKVISDLAENLSHLCGPDQELPYEVSDEVRGLRECVEVVFDDPVRLAGRLPELHVRYVTTGDQIAKMITQKARSAENALGRLNRFETVDVRCVNWRELRTLYGRALSTVQVTVPMPRQFPLPEAPGVKQSFVGLISAPTLVSEMLVDDAGNLRQQLFESNVRAFQGYNAVNTGIRETLRDPVQRQRFAVMNNGITIVAREMRLVGEKFVLDDFQIVNGCQTCHVLFHERDQLTDEVFVSVHIVHSTDEDVIQGIVAATNQQTPVSDEDLAAREDFHKGLEDHFALGRTTREHRLFYERRAKQYSGNKDVEQTRVISRGQLSRAYLAMFLDEPARVGRYQELIKARGKELFVAGQPQVLYYTAAVTWYRLEWLIRNQHIARGYRPAQHHLMALIRERLIGPIRKLPGNDRAAEKLCVPILEVMWDEARAEKLVNELLPAVQRAIDAEKKAGVPLSQAVRTTRFAERARRELNGTRR; this is translated from the coding sequence ATGGAGACAGTGATCCAGAGCCTCCTTGAAGCGTTCCAGAAGGACCAGGGCCGGAGCGGGCTGCCGCAGGACGAGGCTTTCGAGGTCTTCGCGACCTTCTGCGTGCTCAACACGTTCTGCAACGACTCCTTCGATCCGGACACCTACCGCACCGGTGGGGGCAACGACCTCGGCATCGACGCCTACGCGGTGGTGATCGAGGGGCAGATGTACCGGGAGCGGGACGACGTCCGGGCGGCGATGCAGGCCAGCAAGCAGCCGCGGGTGCAGTTCGTGATCATCCAGGCCAAGACCAGTAGCAGGTTCGAGAGCAAGGTGATCTCGGACCTCGCGGAGAATCTCAGCCACCTCTGCGGACCCGACCAGGAACTGCCGTACGAGGTGTCCGACGAGGTGAGGGGCCTGCGCGAATGCGTCGAGGTCGTGTTCGACGATCCCGTGCGCCTGGCCGGTCGGCTCCCGGAGCTGCACGTCCGCTACGTGACCACCGGCGATCAGATCGCGAAGATGATCACGCAGAAGGCGCGCTCGGCCGAGAATGCCTTGGGGCGGCTCAACCGGTTCGAGACGGTCGACGTGCGCTGCGTGAACTGGCGCGAGCTGCGCACGCTGTACGGGCGGGCGCTCAGCACCGTCCAAGTGACCGTGCCGATGCCGAGGCAGTTCCCGCTGCCGGAGGCGCCCGGGGTCAAGCAGTCCTTCGTCGGGTTGATTTCTGCTCCGACACTGGTGAGCGAGATGCTAGTCGACGACGCGGGAAATCTGCGCCAGCAGCTCTTCGAGAGCAACGTCCGAGCCTTCCAGGGCTACAACGCCGTCAACACCGGCATCCGGGAAACGCTGCGGGACCCGGTCCAGCGGCAGCGGTTCGCGGTGATGAACAACGGCATCACGATCGTGGCCCGCGAGATGAGGCTGGTCGGAGAGAAATTCGTTCTGGACGACTTCCAGATCGTCAACGGGTGCCAGACCTGTCACGTCCTGTTCCACGAACGCGATCAGCTCACCGACGAGGTCTTCGTCAGCGTCCACATCGTGCACTCGACCGATGAGGACGTCATCCAGGGCATCGTGGCCGCGACCAACCAGCAGACCCCGGTCAGCGACGAGGACCTGGCCGCGCGCGAGGACTTCCACAAGGGGCTGGAGGACCATTTCGCGCTCGGCAGGACGACGAGGGAACACCGGCTCTTCTACGAGCGCCGCGCGAAACAGTACAGCGGCAACAAGGACGTGGAGCAGACCCGCGTGATCAGCCGCGGACAGCTCAGCCGCGCGTATCTGGCCATGTTCCTGGACGAACCAGCGCGCGTCGGCCGCTACCAGGAACTGATCAAGGCGCGTGGCAAGGAACTGTTCGTGGCGGGGCAGCCGCAGGTCCTTTACTACACGGCCGCGGTGACGTGGTATCGGCTGGAGTGGCTGATCCGCAACCAGCACATCGCCCGCGGCTACCGGCCCGCGCAGCATCACCTGATGGCGCTCATCAGGGAGCGCCTGATTGGTCCGATCCGCAAGCTGCCCGGCAACGACCGCGCGGCGGAGAAGCTGTGCGTCCCGATCCTGGAGGTGATGTGGGACGAGGCCAGGGCCGAGAAGCTCGTCAACGAGCTGCTGCCCGCTGTGCAACGAGCCATCGATGCCGAGAAGAAGGCCGGGGTGCCGCTGAGCCAAGCCGTCCGGACGACCCGCTTCGCCGAGCGGGCCCGGCGAGAACTGAACGGCACGCGTCGCTGA
- a CDS encoding ATP-binding protein — MREREREALKGLASANWAVSKDGIWEDPRTHIAGINGPALGTVMAGFDVAKASSGESPTGVVVTGRPGSGKSHLVSAVRSKSIAAGGYFFALDLRHERQFWPKLTEDVLSCLLRPLKNGPTQAETLRSRLSRALDLPEPLHRQLVGPDRITRSGLDGIVDALGEKDPQLAFECGHTLRALVLLLATRSVAARELARAYLTSEEEQVTGERAEWGIRARSRSGHETVGELFKLIALTGPSVIALDQIDTLVQQSNRPTGSAAPEVQHETAVGSADSDSLESLRMKKFEEVGSGLMELREVTRRSLVLVACMDSVWEGIELHALGSVAQRFRRAQQLKFLPSPEIALTLIERRFALAFGQLNVTPPYASWPIHPDAFRDAVHFTARGLIRRVDDHLQECLNSDQVTELMSLAASAAEQIPERMPEQPPSGDETAFAAMDRKLADLMQNDAALVANVAEAFDAKREDERMPQLMRSALTWWVEEQGEARTRYRVPHETMAAGNPALHGELHHIVDEDTEDRIDRSFRAIASSNGNAVITRVKRVLNYTGVDPEVSKRKAYILRTGDWSGGPKTRQMVQEFTDAGGIVIDLPRVDMETDLRTFAALERLSTTEPSDEFRTWLLNRRPTGRTGILRRVFGDPRDDGDVRASEPGPPAPAQSGDGSTPVAGHVASAQVVVGETIPTQATSDDAATRESSSGEDVENRPPSDMNGEHHASSDPLMLDIGTVMDTGAPVSITLESLRKHAAIFAGSGSGKTVLIRRLVEECALRGVSAIVLDPNNDLARLGDAWPRLPNGWGPHDAERAEDYLSNTDVVVWTPRREAGRPLTFHPLPDFAAVVDDPDEFLQAIDTAVDALAPRARVNGATAKADLHRAVLKEALRHFARRPRGGLGAFLELLGDLPAGVTKLANAHQMAADMAQTLRAAMINDPMFGESGEPVDPGVLLTPPEGKRARISVISLVGLPTEEQRQSFVNQLQMALFAWIKRNPAGDRPLGGLLVMDEAQTIAPSGALTASTSSTLALASQARKYGLGLVFATQAPRGIHNRIAGNAATQFFGFLNSPAQIAAVKEMAAAKGSVVPDISRLRAGQFYSVAEGLTFQRIRTPICLSHHPSSPLTVEEVVDRAR; from the coding sequence ATGAGGGAGCGGGAACGCGAGGCACTGAAGGGGCTGGCCAGCGCGAACTGGGCGGTCAGCAAGGACGGCATCTGGGAGGATCCCCGGACGCACATCGCCGGGATCAACGGCCCGGCGCTCGGCACGGTCATGGCCGGTTTCGACGTGGCCAAGGCCAGTTCCGGGGAGAGCCCGACCGGCGTGGTCGTCACCGGGCGGCCGGGTTCCGGCAAGAGCCACCTCGTCTCCGCCGTGAGGTCGAAGTCCATCGCTGCGGGTGGCTACTTCTTCGCCCTCGACCTGCGCCACGAGCGGCAGTTCTGGCCCAAGCTCACCGAAGACGTGCTCAGCTGCCTGCTACGGCCGCTCAAGAACGGGCCCACCCAGGCCGAGACGCTGCGGTCGCGGCTGTCCCGGGCGCTCGATCTGCCCGAACCCCTGCACCGCCAGCTTGTCGGGCCGGACCGGATCACCCGATCAGGGCTCGACGGGATCGTCGATGCCCTGGGTGAGAAGGACCCGCAGCTGGCGTTCGAGTGCGGACACACCCTGCGAGCCTTGGTACTGCTGCTCGCTACCCGCTCCGTCGCGGCCAGGGAGCTGGCCCGTGCCTATCTGACGTCCGAAGAAGAACAGGTGACCGGCGAGCGGGCGGAATGGGGTATTCGAGCCAGGTCGCGGTCGGGGCACGAGACGGTCGGCGAACTCTTCAAGCTCATCGCGCTCACCGGACCGAGCGTGATCGCTCTGGACCAGATCGACACGCTGGTGCAGCAGTCGAATCGGCCCACGGGGAGCGCCGCACCCGAGGTGCAGCACGAGACGGCCGTGGGCTCCGCGGACTCCGACTCCCTGGAATCGCTGCGGATGAAGAAGTTCGAGGAGGTCGGCAGCGGGCTCATGGAACTGCGCGAGGTCACTCGCCGGTCGCTGGTTCTCGTCGCCTGCATGGACTCGGTCTGGGAGGGAATCGAGCTTCACGCCCTTGGATCCGTCGCGCAACGCTTCCGCCGCGCCCAGCAGCTGAAGTTCCTCCCGTCGCCCGAGATCGCGCTGACCCTGATCGAGCGCCGGTTCGCGCTCGCGTTCGGTCAGCTCAACGTCACCCCTCCCTATGCGAGCTGGCCGATTCACCCGGACGCGTTCAGGGACGCCGTGCATTTCACCGCTCGTGGCCTCATCCGCCGGGTCGACGATCACCTTCAGGAGTGCCTGAATTCGGACCAGGTCACCGAGCTGATGAGCCTGGCCGCGTCGGCCGCGGAGCAGATTCCGGAGCGCATGCCGGAGCAGCCCCCGTCGGGCGATGAGACCGCGTTCGCTGCGATGGATCGCAAACTGGCCGATCTGATGCAGAACGATGCGGCACTCGTCGCGAACGTGGCCGAAGCATTCGATGCGAAGCGCGAGGACGAACGTATGCCGCAGCTCATGCGTTCGGCTCTGACCTGGTGGGTCGAGGAACAGGGTGAAGCGCGCACCCGGTACCGGGTCCCGCACGAGACGATGGCCGCCGGCAACCCCGCCCTGCACGGCGAACTCCACCACATCGTGGACGAGGACACCGAGGACCGGATCGACCGTTCGTTCCGCGCGATCGCCTCGTCGAACGGGAATGCGGTGATCACGAGGGTCAAGCGGGTCCTGAACTACACGGGTGTCGACCCGGAGGTGTCGAAGCGCAAGGCCTATATCCTACGCACCGGCGACTGGTCCGGCGGCCCAAAGACCAGACAGATGGTCCAGGAGTTCACGGACGCCGGCGGGATCGTGATCGACCTTCCACGCGTCGACATGGAGACGGACCTGCGAACGTTCGCGGCGCTGGAGCGGCTGTCGACCACCGAGCCGTCCGACGAGTTCCGCACGTGGCTCCTGAACCGGAGACCCACTGGTCGCACGGGAATCCTCCGGCGGGTCTTCGGGGATCCGCGGGACGACGGCGACGTGCGTGCTTCGGAGCCCGGACCACCGGCGCCCGCGCAGTCAGGGGACGGGTCGACTCCTGTGGCGGGTCACGTCGCGTCCGCGCAGGTCGTGGTCGGCGAGACCATTCCCACGCAGGCGACGTCGGACGACGCGGCGACGCGCGAGTCGTCGTCGGGCGAAGACGTGGAGAATCGTCCGCCGTCGGACATGAACGGGGAGCACCACGCGTCGTCGGACCCCTTGATGCTCGACATCGGGACTGTGATGGACACGGGCGCGCCCGTGTCCATCACTCTGGAGTCCCTGCGAAAGCACGCGGCGATCTTCGCAGGGTCCGGATCCGGCAAGACCGTGCTCATCCGGAGGCTGGTCGAGGAGTGCGCGCTGCGGGGCGTGTCGGCCATCGTGCTGGATCCCAACAACGACCTGGCCCGGCTCGGGGACGCGTGGCCACGGCTGCCGAACGGCTGGGGACCTCATGACGCGGAACGAGCAGAGGACTACCTGAGCAACACTGACGTCGTCGTGTGGACGCCTCGCAGGGAGGCGGGGCGTCCGCTGACGTTCCACCCACTGCCCGATTTCGCGGCCGTCGTCGACGACCCGGACGAGTTCCTCCAGGCCATCGACACCGCCGTTGACGCCCTCGCGCCACGTGCTCGCGTCAACGGGGCCACCGCGAAGGCCGATCTGCACCGGGCCGTCCTCAAGGAGGCGCTCCGGCACTTCGCTCGGAGACCCCGGGGAGGGCTCGGCGCCTTTCTGGAATTGCTCGGCGATCTGCCCGCCGGCGTCACGAAACTCGCCAACGCCCACCAGATGGCCGCGGACATGGCGCAGACCCTGCGTGCGGCGATGATCAACGACCCGATGTTCGGCGAATCAGGCGAGCCGGTGGACCCAGGCGTGCTGCTCACCCCGCCGGAGGGCAAGCGCGCCCGGATCTCCGTGATCAGCCTGGTCGGCCTGCCCACGGAGGAGCAGCGGCAGAGCTTCGTGAACCAGCTCCAGATGGCGCTGTTCGCATGGATCAAACGCAACCCGGCCGGGGACCGGCCGCTGGGTGGTCTTCTCGTCATGGACGAGGCGCAGACCATCGCTCCGTCCGGGGCGCTGACGGCCAGCACGTCGAGCACGCTCGCGCTGGCGTCGCAGGCGCGTAAGTACGGGCTGGGCCTGGTCTTCGCGACGCAGGCACCGCGCGGCATTCACAACCGGATCGCCGGGAACGCGGCCACGCAGTTCTTCGGGTTCCTCAACAGCCCGGCTCAGATCGCCGCGGTGAAGGAGATGGCGGCTGCGAAGGGCAGCGTCGTGCCGGACATCTCCCGGCTCCGCGCCGGGCAGTTCTATTCGGTGGCCGAAGGGCTGACGTTCCAGAGGATTCGTACACCCATTTGCCTGAGCCATCACCCGTCGAGCCCGCTCACCGTCGAAGAGGTCGTCGATCGCGCCCGGTAG
- a CDS encoding HNH endonuclease: MPTPILLLLLLAAVIVVPVTTESFWLTVLALVAILIANPIVRVIRMNLYFASEHFQTLKTEIASVVAEHNDVVDHVEEIRARGSFELGSSSSGQYAHLASFENTSAWNNRRDRNVAERAPHVHNASLQVVRNASTDPLKYVMKYFSIKADKNTLADVQRVADDIARLEEAVANVKQREADITAKIDPPAFILKHFRREYWDRVGVHLSPIEVPYPQYKFQYTSAGGNSSQTTRIELNTPTLEALSATLVEKIRWAKSAAGQRALMTTKLRSQIKERDNHTCLSCAVSLADEPHLLLEVDHIMPVSKGGLSVPENLQTLCWKCNRTKGAKVVA; the protein is encoded by the coding sequence ATGCCTACGCCGATCCTCCTTCTCCTGCTGCTCGCCGCGGTCATCGTCGTCCCGGTGACCACGGAGAGCTTCTGGCTGACAGTGCTTGCGCTTGTCGCGATCCTGATCGCCAACCCCATCGTCCGTGTCATCCGTATGAACCTCTACTTTGCGTCCGAGCACTTCCAGACGCTCAAAACAGAGATCGCCTCCGTGGTTGCCGAGCACAACGACGTCGTCGACCACGTCGAGGAGATCCGCGCCCGGGGCTCGTTCGAACTCGGATCGTCGTCCAGCGGCCAGTATGCGCACCTCGCCTCGTTCGAGAACACCTCGGCCTGGAACAACCGGCGCGACCGCAACGTCGCCGAGCGTGCCCCGCACGTGCACAACGCCTCGCTGCAGGTCGTACGTAATGCCAGCACGGACCCGCTCAAGTACGTGATGAAGTACTTCTCCATCAAGGCCGACAAGAACACGCTCGCAGACGTCCAGCGCGTCGCGGACGACATCGCCCGGCTGGAAGAGGCTGTCGCCAACGTGAAGCAGCGCGAGGCGGACATTACCGCGAAGATCGACCCGCCTGCGTTCATCCTCAAGCACTTCCGCAGGGAGTACTGGGACCGGGTCGGCGTTCACCTGTCCCCGATCGAGGTGCCGTACCCGCAGTACAAGTTCCAGTACACCTCCGCCGGTGGAAACAGTAGTCAGACGACGCGCATCGAACTGAACACCCCGACGCTTGAGGCGCTGTCCGCGACGCTGGTTGAGAAGATCCGCTGGGCCAAGTCCGCTGCCGGGCAGCGCGCGCTGATGACTACCAAGCTGCGGAGCCAGATCAAGGAGCGCGACAACCACACTTGCTTGAGCTGCGCGGTCTCACTGGCCGACGAGCCGCACCTGCTGCTCGAGGTCGACCACATCATGCCCGTGTCCAAGGGTGGGCTCAGCGTGCCCGAGAACCTTCAAACGCTGTGCTGGAAGTGCAACCGCACCAAGGGCGCCAAAGTCGTCGCGTAG
- a CDS encoding SelT/SelW/SelH family protein, which translates to MPDSRVVITYCVRCRWLLRAQWYAGELLQTFESEVGEVALRPAAKDLEAGVFRVQVQASDDDAPVTVWNRKRDGGFPDIAELKRRVRDLVAPEMSLGHADRAAEA; encoded by the coding sequence ATGCCTGACTCGCGTGTCGTCATCACGTACTGCGTCCGCTGCAGGTGGCTGCTGCGGGCGCAGTGGTACGCCGGGGAGTTGCTGCAGACGTTCGAGTCGGAGGTCGGCGAGGTCGCGCTGCGGCCCGCGGCGAAGGACCTGGAGGCCGGCGTCTTCCGGGTCCAGGTGCAGGCGTCCGACGACGACGCGCCCGTCACCGTCTGGAACCGCAAGCGCGACGGCGGCTTCCCGGACATCGCGGAGCTCAAGCGCCGGGTGCGTGACCTCGTGGCCCCGGAGATGTCCCTCGGGCACGCGGACCGCGCGGCCGAAGCCTGA
- the smpB gene encoding SsrA-binding protein SmpB, with protein sequence MAKGAKKKQKPEDPRKIVANNKKARHDYVIEDVFEAGLVLWGTEVKALRMGRASLVDGYVHVDRGEAWLEGVHIPEYFQGTWNNHSPRRKRKLLLHKDEILRLQAKAHEKGHTVVPLSLYFLDGRAKVEIALARGKKEYDKRQALREKQDNREALRAMRHREKLS encoded by the coding sequence ATGGCGAAGGGCGCCAAGAAGAAGCAGAAGCCCGAGGACCCGCGCAAGATCGTGGCGAACAACAAGAAGGCGCGCCACGACTACGTGATCGAGGACGTCTTCGAGGCGGGTCTGGTGCTGTGGGGCACCGAGGTCAAGGCGCTGCGCATGGGGCGTGCGTCCCTCGTGGACGGCTACGTGCACGTGGACCGCGGCGAGGCGTGGCTGGAGGGCGTGCACATCCCGGAGTACTTCCAGGGCACGTGGAACAACCACTCGCCCCGCCGCAAGCGCAAGCTGCTGCTGCACAAGGACGAGATCCTGCGCCTGCAGGCCAAGGCCCACGAGAAGGGCCACACCGTGGTCCCGTTGTCGCTGTACTTCCTCGACGGCCGGGCCAAGGTCGAGATCGCGCTCGCCCGCGGCAAGAAGGAGTACGACAAGCGCCAGGCGCTGCGGGAGAAGCAGGACAACCGCGAGGCGCTGCGCGCCATGCGCCACCGGGAGAAGCTGAGCTAG
- a CDS encoding peptidoglycan DD-metalloendopeptidase family protein yields MPHRTTARVVPVAFALLLALGGATAVVPAAADDLDDQRAAAEAQADAKQREREELESSLEHTDEKLAAAALELNQVEARLPIAEADLAQAEAGLEQAEREAAILAQRLTDAQSEEARIVRQIADDAGKADTAREDIVQMAREDFRSSGTTTALGLVTGAQTTEEFLDGYAVSSSAARSQARALAELQDSAAQARNMKARLTAIRETVALLKKLADENVEHKKRVQEEAAAKKAEIENLVAEQRSLTNRIERRKAAATRSLEQTEQAISSIEADLKELIAEQQERDRQRAASRSGRDSGGTGGGGSSGGSTGTASYLSWPTANPVVTSPYGMRYHPVLNYWRLHAGTDFRAYCGTPILAANSGTVVYARTIQGLGNQVLVDHGYTSSGNSLMSSYNHLTSWAVSPGQRVTRGQVVGYSGTTGTSTACHLHFEVYVNGSTVDPMSYL; encoded by the coding sequence ATGCCGCACCGAACCACTGCACGAGTCGTCCCGGTGGCTTTCGCGCTCCTTCTCGCCCTGGGCGGCGCGACCGCCGTCGTCCCCGCCGCGGCGGACGACCTCGACGACCAGCGCGCCGCCGCCGAGGCCCAGGCCGACGCCAAGCAGCGCGAACGCGAGGAGCTCGAGAGCAGCCTCGAGCACACCGACGAGAAGCTCGCCGCGGCCGCCCTCGAGCTCAACCAGGTCGAGGCGCGTCTGCCGATCGCCGAGGCCGACCTGGCGCAGGCCGAGGCCGGCCTCGAGCAGGCCGAACGGGAGGCGGCGATCCTCGCGCAGCGCCTCACGGACGCGCAGTCGGAGGAGGCCCGGATCGTGCGGCAGATCGCCGACGACGCCGGCAAGGCGGACACCGCTCGCGAGGACATCGTGCAGATGGCGCGGGAGGACTTCCGTTCTTCGGGCACGACGACGGCGCTCGGCCTGGTCACCGGCGCGCAGACCACCGAGGAGTTCCTCGACGGGTACGCGGTCTCCTCATCCGCGGCCCGGAGCCAGGCGCGGGCGCTGGCCGAGCTGCAGGACTCCGCGGCACAGGCGCGCAACATGAAGGCCCGTCTCACCGCGATCCGTGAGACGGTCGCGCTGCTCAAGAAGCTCGCCGACGAGAACGTCGAGCACAAGAAGAGGGTCCAGGAGGAGGCCGCGGCCAAGAAGGCCGAGATCGAGAACCTCGTCGCTGAGCAGCGGAGCCTCACGAACCGCATCGAGCGGCGCAAGGCGGCCGCGACCCGGTCGCTGGAGCAGACGGAGCAGGCGATCAGCTCGATCGAGGCCGACCTCAAGGAGCTCATCGCCGAGCAGCAGGAGCGCGACCGGCAGCGCGCCGCCAGCCGCAGCGGACGTGACAGCGGCGGGACCGGTGGCGGCGGATCGTCCGGAGGGTCGACCGGTACGGCGTCGTACCTGTCGTGGCCGACGGCGAACCCCGTGGTCACCTCGCCCTACGGGATGCGGTACCACCCGGTGCTGAACTACTGGCGCCTGCATGCCGGCACGGACTTCCGCGCCTACTGCGGCACGCCGATCCTCGCGGCGAACTCCGGGACGGTGGTGTACGCGCGCACGATCCAGGGTCTGGGGAACCAGGTGCTCGTCGACCACGGCTACACGAGCAGCGGCAACAGCCTCATGTCGAGCTACAACCACCTCACGAGCTGGGCGGTCTCCCCGGGGCAGCGGGTGACGCGCGGCCAGGTGGTCGGGTACTCGGGCACCACGGGCACGTCGACGGCCTGCCACCTGCACTTCGAGGTGTACGTCAACGGGTCCACGGTGGATCCGATGTCCTACCTCTGA
- the ftsX gene encoding permease-like cell division protein FtsX, which yields MRFQFVAGEVAAGLRRNTTMVVAVILVTFVSLTFVGAAALLQTQIGKLKDDWYDLVQVSVFLCPTTSLMPTCATGEATDEQVDAVRAVIDTELADEVEAVHVETKADAFEAFTERYPNGYQGTQLTEDDMQASLRLELADPGQFAVVSDVLTGRDGVELVEDQRAVFEPLFRTLNVATLLAAGLAGVMLLAAVLLITTTIRLSAVSRRKETEIMRLVGASNLFVQLPFLLEGAIAAVTGALLACLGLWLAVRFLVSDWLERSVDWVAYVDSGDVLAVAPFLVLVAVALAAVSSVVTLNRYTRI from the coding sequence GTGCGATTCCAGTTCGTCGCCGGCGAGGTGGCCGCGGGGCTGCGCCGCAACACCACCATGGTGGTCGCCGTCATCCTCGTGACGTTCGTGTCCCTCACCTTCGTCGGAGCCGCCGCGCTCCTGCAGACCCAGATCGGCAAGCTGAAGGACGACTGGTACGACCTCGTCCAGGTCTCCGTCTTCCTCTGCCCCACCACGTCGCTGATGCCCACCTGCGCCACCGGTGAGGCCACCGACGAGCAGGTCGACGCCGTCCGCGCCGTCATCGACACCGAGCTCGCCGACGAGGTCGAGGCCGTCCACGTCGAGACCAAGGCCGACGCCTTCGAGGCTTTCACCGAGCGCTACCCGAACGGCTACCAGGGCACCCAGCTCACCGAGGACGACATGCAGGCCTCCCTGCGCCTCGAGCTCGCCGACCCCGGGCAGTTCGCGGTGGTCAGCGACGTGCTCACCGGACGGGACGGCGTCGAACTCGTCGAGGACCAGCGCGCCGTCTTCGAACCCCTCTTCCGCACCCTCAACGTGGCGACACTCCTCGCCGCGGGCCTCGCGGGCGTGATGCTCCTGGCCGCCGTGCTCCTCATCACCACCACCATCCGGCTGTCCGCCGTCTCGCGCCGCAAGGAGACCGAGATCATGCGGCTCGTCGGGGCGTCCAACCTGTTCGTCCAGCTCCCGTTCCTCCTGGAGGGGGCGATCGCCGCCGTCACCGGCGCGCTGCTCGCCTGTCTCGGCCTCTGGCTCGCCGTGCGTTTCCTGGTCTCCGACTGGCTCGAACGCTCCGTCGACTGGGTGGCCTACGTCGATTCCGGCGACGTGCTCGCCGTCGCGCCGTTCCTCGTCCTCGTGGCGGTGGCGCTCGCGGCGGTCAGCTCTGTCGTCACTCTCAACCGGTACACGAGGATCTGA
- the ftsE gene encoding cell division ATP-binding protein FtsE — translation MIRFENVSKVYTRGARPALEDVSVDVQRGEFVFLVGASGSGKSTFLSLVLREHRPTRGGIYVAGRDVARLSAWRVPKLRRELGVVFQDFRLLQNKTVYENVAFALKVIGKPRTAVRDTVPEILDMVGLTGKEKRLPTELSGGEQQRAAIARAIVNRPQILLADEPTGNLDPTTSLGIMRLLDRINSTGTTVVMATHDDEIVNEMRRRVVELSDGVVVRDEASGVYGERESILPDLGRSAVLDTPPGNVRRLTAIPRPGQQRARAFTRGEA, via the coding sequence GTGATTAGGTTCGAGAACGTGTCGAAGGTCTACACGCGCGGTGCGCGGCCCGCCCTCGAGGACGTCTCGGTCGATGTGCAGCGCGGCGAGTTCGTCTTCCTGGTCGGCGCCTCGGGCTCCGGGAAATCGACCTTCCTGTCCCTCGTCCTGCGCGAGCACCGTCCCACCCGCGGCGGCATCTACGTGGCGGGCCGCGACGTCGCCCGGCTCTCCGCCTGGCGCGTGCCCAAGCTCCGCCGCGAGCTCGGCGTCGTCTTCCAGGACTTCCGGCTGCTGCAGAACAAGACGGTCTACGAGAACGTCGCCTTCGCGCTCAAGGTGATCGGCAAGCCCCGCACCGCGGTCCGCGACACCGTGCCCGAGATCCTCGACATGGTCGGGCTGACCGGCAAGGAGAAGCGCCTGCCGACCGAGCTGTCGGGCGGCGAGCAGCAGCGCGCCGCCATCGCGCGCGCCATCGTCAACCGGCCGCAGATCCTCCTGGCCGACGAACCCACCGGCAACCTCGACCCCACCACGAGCCTCGGCATCATGCGCCTGCTGGACCGCATCAACAGCACCGGCACCACCGTGGTCATGGCTACGCACGACGACGAGATCGTCAACGAGATGCGCCGCCGCGTCGTCGAGCTGTCCGACGGCGTCGTGGTGCGCGACGAGGCGTCCGGCGTCTACGGCGAGCGCGAGTCGATCCTCCCGGACCTGGGGCGTTCCGCGGTGCTTGACACACCCCCGGGCAACGTCCGCCGGCTGACCGCGATACCCCGGCCCGGCCAGCAGCGGGCACGGGCATTCACCCGCGGGGAGGCCTGA